From Thalassoglobus sp. JC818, one genomic window encodes:
- a CDS encoding methylated-DNA--[protein]-cysteine S-methyltransferase: MIDTTSPQSFAVFRTDLGWMGAHLGRLGIKSLTFGHTTEQSAWESLNISQDEAAGPPPGWWKDAQNLLVEYASGEPVDLTQIPIEMGEKTAFQQSVVYQLQKVPYGEVVTYRDLAARSGSPGAARAVGNQMAKNCLPLIIPCHRVIGSGGKLGGFSAPQGLDMKRHLLSMEGCSPESFSAPSNSATNCLVFT, translated from the coding sequence ATGATTGATACGACTTCTCCCCAATCATTCGCTGTCTTCCGCACAGATCTTGGCTGGATGGGTGCCCACCTCGGACGTTTGGGCATCAAATCGCTCACATTCGGTCATACGACTGAGCAATCTGCCTGGGAAAGCTTGAATATTTCCCAAGACGAAGCAGCTGGCCCTCCGCCGGGATGGTGGAAAGACGCGCAGAATCTGCTGGTCGAATACGCTTCGGGAGAGCCCGTCGACTTGACGCAGATTCCGATCGAGATGGGTGAGAAAACCGCGTTTCAGCAAAGTGTCGTGTATCAGTTACAAAAAGTTCCGTACGGCGAAGTCGTGACTTATCGTGATTTGGCCGCTCGTTCCGGGTCACCGGGAGCTGCTCGAGCAGTTGGAAATCAGATGGCGAAGAACTGTCTTCCGCTCATCATTCCCTGCCATCGAGTCATCGGCTCAGGCGGAAAACTCGGCGGTTTTTCGGCTCCGCAAGGACTCGACATGAAACGCCATCTTCTGAGCATGGAAGGTTGCTCTCCGGAATCCTTCTCGGCCCCTTCAAATTCCGCAACCAATTGCCTCGTCTTCACTTAA